TGAAAGGATGATAACTTATATTTTTTTCTGTCCGATTTCTACGGCATATTATATTTTTCTGTATTCTGCTACAAGCATACCCAGCTTCATTAAACCTCCTTCAATCTTTGTTTAAGTGTTTTCTTCTTATCTTCAAACATTTCATTATATTCATTAACTGTCTGAATGGGATTATAGGAGTAATTTATCAAGTGATTTGCTAAAATATTTTGTCCAGGTTCTATTAATTTTTTAATCCTATTCACCTTTTCTAAAGCCCTTCCAGTTTTAAACTTTACTAAATATCCTCTTTTCTTTGAAGAAGGAAGAGGAGAACCCAGTTTACGAGTCCCCCTCCAGTTTATGAGAGAAGTTGAGGTTATATTTTTTAATAAAAGAATAACAGTTTAATTTTCTATTCTTTCTTCTATATAAGTCCGTGTTATAATTAAGAGTAATGGCTGTAACTCTTATGAGTAGCTTAATTAGCACCTATTTAAAATTAAAATTGATATGCCTGAGACTCAATGTTTTCGTTGATGTAAAAGCAATAGCCTTATATCTATTGAAATAGAGAGTAATTTCCTTTACTTATTTCTTCTTATTAAGAGGGATTTATTTATATTTTAGATACTTAAATCTGACTCTTGAATGTTATAATGCTTCATTCTGTCTGATTTTTCTTCAAGAAATTTTATTAATAAAACTTTATTGCCTGAAAATGCTTTATAACCTGTTGATAAAATATTGAGTATTTCTTGTCTTTTGTCCATTTCTAAAGGCTTTTGTACTTCAAATTCTTGTTTATTTTGATTTTCTTTAAATTCTCTGATCTTTTTAATCCTGGCATTATAAAAAATATCTATATTTTCTTGCCTAAAATAAGGTTCTAAGCTATTAACTTTGTTGATTTCATATTCATTCAGCATAATAAATTTATCAAGATTTTCTCTCTGAAAGTTTGTTAAAGACATTCTTCCCAGTTTAATCTTTGCTAGTTTTTCTTTATCACCTTCTGAAAGATTAGAAAGAGCTTCACTATAGGCGATAGTATCAGTTTTACTTAGTTCTAAAAGAAATTTTAAAGAAAATAATAATTTTTCTTGTTTTTTATCTGTTTCTTTTTCTGTTATTACATGATTCAGCTCTTTTTGACACTTTGGTAAATCAATTTGAGCTGTATCAGGTGTCAAATTAAGCAAGTCAAAAAAAGTTTGAGTTAGATTATATCTGTTTGAAAATTTAAGTTCTATGATGATTACATTAGCCTTAGCGAGTTCTTTTATAGCTCTTTTAACACTGCTTAAAGAAATGCCGAGTTTATCAGCAATAGTTTCTTGCTTAGGGAACATATAAACCTTTGCAGGATTATAGCAATCAATCAAATAAAGCAGTACAAGCTTTGCAGTTGGACTTATATTGAACTTTGATAAACTTTGTAAGGTAATCTTACTTAATTTAAATTGTGTCGGTTTTTGTTGTAATGATGCCGTATTTTGCATAATTCTTTCAATCCTCCTAAAATATTTGCATAACAAAACTTGCAAAACTTCAAGAAAGAGCTATAATTAATTTGAGATTAAATGAGAGCTTTCTTTCGAGAAGGTTCTTTTTTGTTTGTAAAGTTTTTGACATGACCATGATAATAGATTTATAATATGTGTCAATAACTGGTTTGTCTGGTTAGTTTTCACACTTAGTAAGGTTAGTTTAGGGTTAGTTATGCAAAAAGTTTCAATTAAAAGATTAGCTGAAATATGCGGTGTTTCTGATACTGCAATAAGAAAACTTGTACATAGTAGTAAATTGCCATCTGAAAAAGACCTAAAAGGTAATTATTATTTAGATTTAGATGATGAAATAATTAAAGAATATATTACAAAGCATAACCAGTTTGATGCTGAAGTTATAGAGGTTAGTTCAGAGGTTAACCAACCAAAAAACCAACCAAATGATATAGTTATGATTGAGTTAGTCAACAAAATAGAGTACCTTTCTAAACTTGCTGGAAAGGCTGAATTGCTCACTGATAACCTAATTACTAAAGACCAGGATGTTAAATACTGGCAAGAAAAGTTCTTTGAATTACAAAACCTATACAACCAAACAAACCAAAGTAATATAACTTTACAAACTAAGGTTAGTGAACTTGAAAAAGAAAATGAAAAGCTTAAGCAAAAATCATTCTTTGGTTTAAAGTTTGGAAAATAAGTCCATGCCCGATAAAAAGTTTTATACATATATTTTATTAACAGTTAATAATAAGCTTTATTGTGGTTACACAGATGATCTCAGAAAGAGATTTGAAAGTCATTTAAATGGTACAGCTTCAAAATTTACTAAAGCAAATAAACCTGTTAAAATTGTTTATAGTAAAGAATATAAGACAAAATCAGAAGCTATGAAAGAAGAATATAGGATCAAAGGACTAACAAGAAAACAGAAAGATGATTTAATTTAGAGTTTAACCCCTTAAAACAAAATTACGGCTGCCCTTGAGCAACCGTCTGATGCTAGTATTATTACGTATTTATTGTATAATGTCAATAGATAGCAAATAAGTTTTTATTCTTATTAATAAAGGACTCACAATTTTTTATGGCTGGTAAATACGACAAGCAAAGATTTATAAGCAAAATAATATCTCAATTATCTTTAGATAGTGAGAGAGGCTTGCAAATCGGAGAATTTTTAGAAACAGTTCCTTACTATAGATTAACTCCATATATTGAACTTTTAACAAGTAATAGTCAAGCTGTAGAATTTTTATATCGGTTAAGCCAGGATTTTAAAGATAAATGGGATATGGTTGTATACTTATACCGCTATAATATCAAACTTTCAACTGCTATTTATCCTTATATTTACTTGTTTGAAACAACTTTAAAGAATAAAATTAATAATTATCTATGCTCAACAATAGGTTATGATTGGATTTCAAGTGAGCAATTGTTTTATACATTCAAGGACAAGGATAAAAGAGACTTATTAAAGGTTATAAGTTCTTATAGATATGATAATAAAACTTTTGATAATATGTATTTTGTT
The DNA window shown above is from bacterium and carries:
- a CDS encoding helix-turn-helix domain-containing protein; this translates as MQNTASLQQKPTQFKLSKITLQSLSKFNISPTAKLVLLYLIDCYNPAKVYMFPKQETIADKLGISLSSVKRAIKELAKANVIIIELKFSNRYNLTQTFFDLLNLTPDTAQIDLPKCQKELNHVITEKETDKKQEKLLFSLKFLLELSKTDTIAYSEALSNLSEGDKEKLAKIKLGRMSLTNFQRENLDKFIMLNEYEINKVNSLEPYFRQENIDIFYNARIKKIREFKENQNKQEFEVQKPLEMDKRQEILNILSTGYKAFSGNKVLLIKFLEEKSDRMKHYNIQESDLSI
- a CDS encoding GIY-YIG nuclease family protein, coding for MPDKKFYTYILLTVNNKLYCGYTDDLRKRFESHLNGTASKFTKANKPVKIVYSKEYKTKSEAMKEEYRIKGLTRKQKDDLI
- a CDS encoding Abi family protein, which encodes MAGKYDKQRFISKIISQLSLDSERGLQIGEFLETVPYYRLTPYIELLTSNSQAVEFLYRLSQDFKDKWDMVVYLYRYNIKLSTAIYPYIYLFETTLKNKINNYLCSTIGYDWISSEQLFYTFKDKDKRDLLKVISSYRYDNKTFDNMYFVDNYTTLGFWTLLIKNKSLWDGKNIKLKDIFINDADYLQVKNKLESVRKLRNDISHHNRIIGLTILRRETSSGKINYKLKDIYSNIIDLFQVMNCQKLSWMLGDLHCAAEDFCDGNSFEVLYDKLEFILKLNCKSQI